One window from the genome of Anguilla rostrata isolate EN2019 chromosome 5, ASM1855537v3, whole genome shotgun sequence encodes:
- the LOC135255243 gene encoding dynein light chain roadblock-type 2 codes for MAEVEETLKRIQTHKGVIGIIVANAEGIPIRTTLDNSTTVQYAGLLHQLTMKARSTVRDIDPQNDLTFLRIRSKKHEIMVAPEKEYLLIVIQNPSE; via the exons ATG GCAGAGGTAGAGGAGACACTGAAGAGAATTCAGACGCACAAAGGTGTTATTGGCATAATAGTTGCGAATGCAGAAG GAATACCAATCAGAACCACTCTAGACAATTCTACCACTGTGCAGTATGCAGGGCTGTTGCACCAGCTCACAATGAAGGCCAGAAGCACTGTCAGAGACATTGACCCCCAGAATGACCTGACCTTTTTGCGCATCAGATCAAAGAAGCATGAGATAATGGTGGCACCAG aaaaagaatACCTGTTAATTGTCATCCAGAATCCTAGTGAATAG